A window of Nostoc sp. UHCC 0870 genomic DNA:
AAGCCTGGAGGGGAGAGATAAGTTCGCGGATTTATTTTTGTATTCTTACACAACAGCAGGAACTCAAATGTCGGGATAAAAATAATCGCCCTTACCGGATGACAGTCTGGCATTGGCAGCAGTGGCAGCAAGACGGTATGCCCACATTCATTGTCCCCAATACCAATATTAATTACCAGGGGTTAGTCAAAGCCGCTAATTCATCCAAGCCTGTATGGGCTGGTGCGGCGTTTTTATGTTTTGCAACCGCAGGGTGGATGCTGCGACATCTGCAAGACCAAGAGCGTCAATTATTTAACTTCCAAGCCATTGTTGAAAAACGGGATTTAGCACGAGCCGAAATCAAAGCCAAGTCAGAATTATTAGATGATTACCACCAATTCAATGTTCAACAAATTCGGTTACAGTCCGAACTCGACATGATAACCAATGAACAAGTAATAGACATCCAAAAAGCTGAAATTTTGGCAGAAGTCGAAATCCAGATTACACAAATGGAAGCTGCCGACATTAAATTTGAGGCTGAGGTAGCGGGAATGTCACCGCAAGATAAGGAGGAATATATTAAATTTTTACGCCAACAAAAGACCCCTTACCTCCAAGGTACACAAACTTTACAGGCAACTGTTAACCCCGGCGATAAGATAAATCCTTCAGAACAACCACCAGCAATCTCCTCCGATGAACCAGCCCCCAGCCCACTAAATTCTACCGAAACTTTTAACCCTTGGGACTATGCAAATGCTAATCAACTACCCCAAGAATATCGTTGGCTGAGGGAATTTATTTCTAACACTGCTTTAGTGTTGGGGAGTCAGGGCAGTGGTAAATCTTGGTTCGTTCGCGTCTTGGCATTGCTCAAAAAACTCAAGGGTTACAGAGTAATTATCTTTGACCCCAACAGCAATCAAGGTGAATGGATGGGGATGGAATTTTACGGCAGCTATGAAGAAATCCAAGAACAGATGAAATGGTATGTAGGTGAAATTCAAAACCGCTATAACCAGTTCCGCCAAAGCACGATAAGTGAATTGCAATGGCGTGAAAAGTTGTGGCGTGAGGGTAAAGCCTTCAGCATTATCTGTGAAGAATATAGTACCTATACAGACTTCATTGAAGACAAGGATTTAATCAAGAAGTTTGTCAAATCCGCAAATACTCTCAGCCGTAAACAAGAAGCTCCCGTCACTTTCGTCACGCACAATTTATCTAAAGAATGCCTGGGTAATGTTGATGGACTGTTTGACATTTTTAAACGAATGCAGCGACTATTTTTGGATGCCACCACCGACCCGAAAACCGACCAACCAGTTGCAGCAGGTACGGGCAGAATTAAGGCAGTTGATGCTGATGAATTACGCGAAGTTTTCACTCCTAAACTGGCTGTAAAAATTACAGACTTTCGCACTGAAAGTGAGCAGATGGAAGATGCGCGTCAAATGCTCCGGCGTTACGAGCAGATGGAAGGTATTACTAATAGCTCTGAAACCGTTGGCAGTAGTTTGGCTCAACCCTCAAAACCGCATCTCTCGGATAACGTACAAAAACTCTATAACTTCCTCAAACGTACCAACCGTATGTCAGCCAAAGTCAAAGATATTCAGCCAAATTTCAAAGTCAAAGGGCAGCGATTTAGCGTCGATGAACTCACTCGATTTTTCAACGAAATCGTTGAGGCGGAATTAGCCGAGTGGGTGGCGACTGGTGTAATTCAACTCAAAT
This region includes:
- a CDS encoding helicase HerA domain-containing protein produces the protein MTSLSDQHENLAKNQQSQCQQWFNQLPFDTRIAVIGMSLILALFSTAQAWRGEISSRIYFCILTQQQELKCRDKNNRPYRMTVWHWQQWQQDGMPTFIVPNTNINYQGLVKAANSSKPVWAGAAFLCFATAGWMLRHLQDQERQLFNFQAIVEKRDLARAEIKAKSELLDDYHQFNVQQIRLQSELDMITNEQVIDIQKAEILAEVEIQITQMEAADIKFEAEVAGMSPQDKEEYIKFLRQQKTPYLQGTQTLQATVNPGDKINPSEQPPAISSDEPAPSPLNSTETFNPWDYANANQLPQEYRWLREFISNTALVLGSQGSGKSWFVRVLALLKKLKGYRVIIFDPNSNQGEWMGMEFYGSYEEIQEQMKWYVGEIQNRYNQFRQSTISELQWREKLWREGKAFSIICEEYSTYTDFIEDKDLIKKFVKSANTLSRKQEAPVTFVTHNLSKECLGNVDGLFDIFKRMQRLFLDATTDPKTDQPVAAGTGRIKAVDADELREVFTPKLAVKITDFRTESEQMEDARQMLRRYEQMEGITNSSETVGSSLAQPSKPHLSDNVQKLYNFLKRTNRMSAKVKDIQPNFKVKGQRFSVDELTRFFNEIVEAELAEWVATGVIQLK